Proteins co-encoded in one Medicago truncatula cultivar Jemalong A17 chromosome 8, MtrunA17r5.0-ANR, whole genome shotgun sequence genomic window:
- the LOC11413712 gene encoding serine/threonine-protein phosphatase PP1 isozyme 1, translated as MEGLDGLIERLLEARNNRGKRIQLVESEIRILCTKAKEVFLNQPILLELEAPINICGDIHGQYPDLLRLFEYGGFPPDSNYLFLGDYVDRGKQSIETICLLLSYKIKYPENFFLLRGNHECASINRIYGFYDECKRRFSVRLWKVFTDCFNCLPVAAVVDDKILCMHGGLSPEMESLNQIKAIERPLDVPDQGLLCDLLWSDPDTEVKGWGENDRGVSYTFGPDTVDEFLKKNDLDLICRAHQVVEDGYQFFADRQLVTIFSAPNYCGEFNNAGALMCVDETLLCSFQILKPMRGNK; from the exons ATGGAAGGATTGGATGGGTTAATAGAGAGGCTTTTGGAAGCAAGAAATAATAGGGGCAAGCGGATTCAATTAGTGGAGTCAGAAATTCGCATCCTTTGCACCAAAGCAAAAGAAGTTTTCCTCAACCAACCAATCTTACTTGAACTAGAGGCTCCAATTAACATTTgtg GTGATATACACGGGCAATATCCCGACCTATTGCGTCTATTTGAGTATGGCGGGTTTCCTCCAGATTCAAATTACCTATTTCTAGGCGACTACGTAGACAGAGGAAAGCAAAGTATAGAAACAATATGCCTCTTGCTCTCATATAAGATCAAATACCCGGAgaattttttccttcttagaGGAAACCATGAATGTGCATCTATTAACAGAATTTATGGTTTTTATGATGAGTGCAAGAGAAGATTCAGTGTTCGCCTATGGAAGGTATTTACAGATTGCTTCAATTGTTTGCCTGTAGCTGCAGTGGTTGATGACAAAATTCTATGCATGCACGGTGGCCTTTCTCCCGAGATGGAGAGTTTGAATCAAATCAAAGCTATAGAAAGGCCGTTGGATGTTCCAGACCAGGGCCTCCTATGTGATCTCCTTTGGTCCGATCCAGACACAGAAGTTAAAGGGTGGGGAGAGAATGATCGTGGCGTTTCCTACACATTTGGACCAGACACGGTAGATGAGTTCTTGAAGAAAAACGATCTCGATCTTATATGTCGGGCTCATCAG GTTGTTGAAGACGGCTACCAATTCTTCGCAGACAGACAACTAGTTACAATATTTTCAGCACCAAATTATTGTGGAGAGTTCAATAATGCAGGTGCACTCATGTGCGTCGATGAAACTTTACTTTGTTCATTCCAGATCCTCAAACCCATGAGAggaaataaatga